The Coriobacteriia bacterium genome includes a region encoding these proteins:
- a CDS encoding response regulator transcription factor — protein MARIYVVEDDPTICGELTRLLQRNGHMTTSATRFDHLVDDIVAAAPDLVLLDLSLPGTDGQYVCRELRQVSSVPVIVVTSRTTDLDELMAMTMGADDFVSKPYNGQVLMAHIDALLRRVQGAQEQGRVLEHNGVSLDLARSQATCTKGPRAGASVELTKNELRILAMLMRHAGRIVSREDLMCELWNSDAFIDDNTLTVNVNRLRSTLGGIGVTDYLTTHRGLGYSV, from the coding sequence ATGGCGCGCATCTATGTCGTCGAGGACGACCCCACCATCTGCGGCGAACTCACGCGCCTGCTGCAGCGCAATGGCCACATGACGACGAGCGCGACGCGCTTCGACCACCTCGTCGACGACATCGTTGCGGCGGCCCCCGACCTCGTGCTGCTCGACCTCTCGCTGCCGGGCACGGACGGCCAGTACGTCTGCCGCGAGCTGCGCCAGGTCTCGAGCGTGCCGGTTATCGTCGTCACGAGCCGCACGACGGACCTCGACGAGCTCATGGCCATGACGATGGGCGCCGACGACTTCGTGAGCAAGCCTTACAACGGCCAGGTGCTCATGGCCCACATTGACGCGCTGCTGCGCCGAGTGCAGGGCGCCCAGGAGCAGGGGCGCGTCCTCGAGCACAACGGCGTCTCGCTTGACCTGGCTCGCTCGCAGGCCACGTGCACGAAGGGCCCGCGCGCTGGTGCCTCTGTCGAGCTCACGAAGAACGAGCTGCGCATCCTTGCCATGCTCATGCGCCACGCGGGGCGGATCGTCTCGCGCGAGGACCTGATGTGCGAGCTTTGGAACTCCGACGCCTTCATCGATGACAACACGCTGACCGTGAACGTGAACCGCCTGCGTTCGACGCTGGGCGGCATCGGCGTGACGGACTACCTGACGACGCACCGCGGCCTGGGCTACTCCGTATGA
- a CDS encoding FMN-binding protein, producing MRASRVACAGLGLVLSCTMVAGVLSGCSSALAGGTSRPTSQEALSAPEAGWSALSDGAVPDIQGTSSTQDALQASERLAAGSSDCLSSVDGKTSSSSGSDLSDPPSSSRANAPRSSAVASSAMVHPVSSSSDADNLSSQGDSPYRDGTYYASGEGKFGELPVVVIIKDGVITRISLGANEESVVMVERVRSELVEQIIETQSTDVDVIAGATVTSEALISAVNEALARASK from the coding sequence GTGAGAGCATCGCGTGTTGCGTGTGCAGGCCTTGGCCTCGTTCTTTCGTGCACGATGGTCGCCGGCGTGCTTTCCGGATGCTCCTCCGCGCTTGCCGGCGGCACGTCTCGTCCGACGTCCCAAGAGGCGCTCTCTGCTCCTGAGGCTGGATGGAGCGCGCTCTCTGACGGCGCCGTGCCGGATATCCAGGGCACCTCCTCGACCCAGGATGCGCTTCAGGCCTCCGAACGCCTCGCTGCGGGCTCCTCCGATTGCCTATCCTCGGTGGATGGGAAGACGTCCTCGTCGAGCGGCTCCGACCTCAGCGATCCGCCCTCCTCGAGCCGGGCGAACGCGCCACGCTCGTCGGCTGTCGCCTCGTCTGCGATGGTGCATCCTGTGTCCTCATCGTCAGATGCGGACAACCTGAGCTCGCAGGGCGACTCCCCCTATCGCGACGGCACGTACTACGCGAGCGGCGAGGGCAAGTTCGGCGAGCTCCCCGTCGTCGTCATCATCAAGGACGGCGTCATCACGCGCATCAGCCTGGGCGCCAACGAAGAGTCGGTCGTCATGGTCGAGCGCGTGCGTTCCGAGCTCGTCGAGCAGATCATCGAGACGCAGTCGACCGACGTCGACGTCATTGCCGGCGCCACCGTCACGAGCGAGGCGCTCATCTCCGCGGTGAACGAGGCCCTCGCGCGCGCCAGTAAGTAG